The sequence below is a genomic window from Arthrobacter sp. U41.
CCAAGCGTCCCGTCCGGATCGTGGGCAACGCCCCTCAGCACGGCCACACGCCGCGGGACCCCGGGGCGGGAGCGGACAAAACGCTGCTGTACATGGGTTCCTTCATGCCCTATAAGAACGTGGAGACGATGATCCGGGGCATGGCGGAACTCCCGGACATGAGCCTGCACCTGCTCAGCCGGATCACCCCTGAACGCCGGGCGGAACTCGAGGCCCTGGCACCGGCGGGCGCGGACATCGTCTTCCACAACGGTGTGACTGACGCCGAGTACGAGGCCATGCTGGGACGCACCACGGCCCTGATCAGCCTCTCCAAGGCGGAGGGCTATGGACTGCCCCTGGTCGAAGCCATGTCCCACGGCACCCCCGTGATCGCCAGCAACATTCCAATCTTCCGCGAAGTGGGCGGCGACGCCGTCAGTTACGTCCATCCCGATTCGCCGGCGGAGTTGGCCGCGGCGGTCCGGAAGCTTGCGGAGCCGGACCTGTGGAAGGCCCGTTCAATGCGCTCGGTGGAGCGCGCCGCGGAGTTCAGCTGGGCCGAGTCCGCCCGCAGGCTGTTGGACGTCGCCGAAGAGGCCGTAGCACTGCGCGCACGCCGCACGGGGCACCCGAAAAACCCGTCCCGGAAGTAGCCTGCGCGAAGAATCCACGCCGGACTCGCCGGTACGCTGCGGGGTCGCCGGTTGGCAACCCCGCAGCGTACCGGCGAATTCGGGATTATCCTGTTCAGAGCACGTCCACGCCGTCGAGCCGCAGCTGAACCGGGTCGTCCGTGCGTTTGGCGGCGGCGGCGACCTTGACCGCCCGCAGCACCCGTGTGACTTGCGTGGCCTGGCTGTACGGGATGAACAGTAACGTCCTCACGTCCTCGACGCCGGATCCCGCGGCTCCACCCTGGCCGGGGGCGCCGGTCATCACGAGGGGCGCCGGGCCGGCCGTCCGCAGCACGATTCCCTGCGGTCCAAGCTGCTGTTCGACGGCCTCGCTGAAGTGTCCGACGGCGGTCCGGCCGCCGGTGATGGAAGCGACCCGGACAGCCGGGGGGAGCTGCAGTTCCTGGCGCAGGGAAAGTTCCCGCTGGGCATAGCCGGCGGGATCCCAGCGAAGCAGGGCACCGACGCCGGCCGCGTCGTCCGCGGTGATGACCACCAAACCGCCGGCGCCCGCAGGGCGGACCAGGGCGGCGGCGTTGAACCAGCGCCGGACGGCGTCCTCCCCGGCCCGCAGGTTTTCGCGCCGCAGCAGCGAATCGCCGTCGAGCAGCAGGGCCGCCGCATAGCCGCCGTCCGCGACCGGCTCCGCGCCCACTGTGGCCACGACCAGGGCTTTCGAGTCAGGGACCGTGGCCAGCACCCGGTCCCCGGACGAGGTGACCACCGGTTTGCCCGGGAAGGCGCGGCCCAGTTCTTCGGCCGTGCGGAGGGCGCCGGTGGCTCCCCGGCGGAGCCGGACACCGTTGCACGTTCCGCAGCGCCAGTCCGGCGCCGGAGTCGAACACCAGCGGCACTGTGGAATGGCTGAGCTCCCGCTGGCCCCGGCGATGGCAAGCGGCCCGCTGCAGGCAGTACAGCGCGCCGGTTCACGGCAGTTGTCGCAGGCGAGCGATGGTGCGTAGCCGGCCCTCGCCACCTGGACCAGCACCGGGCCGCGTTCGAGTCCGTCCTTGGCGGCGCGCCAGGCGGCCCCGGGCAGCCGGGCGATCCTGGCCAGCGGATCATGCTCGAGTTCGAAGCTGTCCGCGGTGTTCAGCACCCGTGGAACGGTCCGGCGGACGACGGCGCGGTCCGCCTCCACCGGCCACGCCCAGCCGGCCTCGACGAGGCGCTGGGTTTCGGTGCTCCGGGTGTGCCCGGCGAGCAGGCAGGCGGCGCCCTCCTGTTCGGCGCGCAGCAGCAGGACTTCGCGGCTGTGGGCGTAGGGGGAACGCTGCTCGATGTGCAGATCGTCGCCGTCGTCCCAGCAGACCACGAGGCCGGGATTGCGGACGGGGGCGTAAGCGGCGGACCGGGTTCCGACGGCGACCCCGGCGGCACCGCTGAGGATCCGGAGGAAGCTGCGGTACCGCGGGGTCTGGCCATCGTCGGCGGTGAGGCGGGCGACGTCCCCGGCCGGCAGGACCCGCAGGAGCGCGGCTTCGACCCGGTCCAGGTCCCGGTAGTCGGGCACGACGACGATGGCGCCGCGGCCGGAGAGCCGGACGGCTGCGACGGCCTCGGCGATCATCCGGGGCCAGCCTCCGGGGCCGTAGCCCTGGAGCGCGCTCAGCACGGCGCGGGGCGACTCCCCCGTCCCGAGGTGCTGGAGGAAGGCCGGGCCGTTGCGGTAGGAGGACCAGCTGGAGGCCTCGAGACCTGCAGGAATTGCCGCTCCTGTCCCGTCCTCGGCCGCCCCGTCCGCGAAAAGGGACGGATCCAGGACTCCCTCCGGGGCGAGGTCCTTCTCGAGTTTCGCCATCCGCGGCGGCACGGCCACGCGCAGGACGTCGCTGACGCTGCCGGCATAACGCGCCGCGACGCGTCCGGCGAGTTCCGCGACCGGGGCGGTCAGCACCGGAACCGGAGAGATCACCTTGTGCAGCGGGACGAGGGGGTGGCCGGCGTCGGATTCCGCCACCCGGTCCATCAGGTAACCGGGGAGTTCCTGGCCGTTGAACTTTACCTTCACCCGGACACCGGGCTGTGCCGCGGCGTCGAGGCCGGCCGGCACGCTGTAGTCGAAGGGCCGGTCCAGGTGCGGAAGGGAGGACTCCAGCCGCACCCGTGCCACCGGGAGCCGGGCCGCGAGGGCCGGGCCGGGCGCTGCAGCCGCGGAGGCGGGGAAGCCCTGGAGCAGCGACAGCTGGAGCGGTTCGTCCGGCGCTGCGGCGCCATGGATCGGGCTCATCGTTCGTCCTCCCTTCAGCAAGCCAGTACCGGCCAGGTCCAGTGCCGGCCCGATAAGCGCCGGCTCAAAAAGAACAGCCAGGCCGCCGGGATCGGCGGCCTGGCTACAGCACATCACAGGGCAGTGACATTCACTGCACCGGGATGGACGTTCTCAGGCGTTGAAGAAAGCCTTCAGCGCGTCGACCCGGTCCAGTCGCTCCCAGGTGAAGTCGGGATCATCGCGGCCGAAATGGCCGTGGGCCGCGGTCTTGGCGTAGATCGGGCGTTTGAGGTCGAGCGCGTCGATGATGGCCCGGGGGCGCAGGTCGAAGATTTCGGCGATCGCGGCACTGATCCTGATGGGGTCCACGGTCTCGGTCCCGAAGGTCTCGACGTAGGTTCCCACCGGGCGGGCCTGGCCGATCGCGTAGGCGATCTGGATTTCGGCGCGCTTCGCGAGACCGGCAGCGACCACGTTCTTGGCCACCCAGCGCATCGCGTACGCTGCCGAGCGGTCCACCTTGGACGGGTCCTTGCCGGAGAAGGCGCCGCCGCCGTGGCGGGCCATGCCGCCGTAGGTGTCGACGATGATCTTGCGGCCGGTGAGGCCGGCGTCGCCGACCGGGCCGCCAATGACAAAAGCACCGGCCGGGTTCAGGATGTTCCGGGCCCGGGAGATGTCCAGGTTGGACAGCGCCATGACCGGGTCAACCACGTGGGCGGCGAGATCGGCGCGGAGCCGGTCCAGGCTGGCGCCTTCGGCGTGCTGGCTGGAGATGACAACCGTTTCGACCGACACGGGCCGGTCGCCGTCGTAGCCGACGGTGACCTGGGTCTTGCCGTCGGGACGAAGGTAGGAGAGTTCGCCGTTCTTGCGGACCTCGGTCAGCCGCTCGGAGAGGCGGTGCGCGAGCCAGATCGGAACCGGCATGTAGGAGGGGGTCTCATCGCTGGCGTAGCCGAACATCAGGCCCTGGTCCCCGGCGCCCTGGAGGTCGTAGTCGTCCTCCTGGCGTCCCTCGCGGGCTTCGAGCGAGTTGAAGACGCCCCCGGCGATGTCGTTGGACTGCTGGCCAATGGAGACCGACACGCCGCAGCGGGCACCGTCGAATCCGTTGGCCGAGGAGTCGTAGCCGATGCCCAGGATGGTTTCCCGGACGATCTGCGGGATTTCGACGTAGGCGTCGGTGGTGACTTCTCCGGCGACGTGGACCAGCCCGGTGGTGGCCAGCGTCTCCACGGCCACCCGGGACTCGGGATCCTTGGCCAGCAGGGCATCGAGGATCGCATCGCTGATCTGGTCACAGATCTTATCGGGGTGTCCTTCGGTCACCGACTCGGACGTGAAGAGCCGGAGCGAGGCGGGCGTGGACCCGTGGAAAGCAGGGATGTGCAGCGGTAAAGTCACTCAACTACCTTACTGGTTGGAATACGGACGTCCGGCGGCGCGTGTCACTGTGCTAAGGAGACGTTGCTTACGCCGGGTTCAGGCGGGCGGGACGACCCGGCTCAGCTCGGCGCTGATGCGGTCGATCACGGCAGCCGCAACGTCGGATTTTGAACCCGACGCCTCTTGGCGTTCGGAGCCGGACCGGGAAAGGATGACTACGGAGTTGGTGTCCTCGCCGAAGACCTTGTCCTCCCCCACGTGGTTGACCACGAGCAGGTCGCAGGCCTTGCGGCGCAACTTGTCCGCGGCGTAGTCCAGGACGTCGCCGTCGGCGTCGCCGGTTTCGGCCGCGAAGCCGACGATCAGCTGGCGGCGGGAGGCGGCATCCCGGATTTCGACGAGCTCGCGCAGGATGTCCGGGTTCCGGACCAGCGTGATGACGGGATCGGCGACGTCGTCGCGCTTCTTGATCTTCGTCCCGGCGACATCCGCCGGACGGAAGTCCGCGACGGCGGCGGCCATGATGATGACGTCGGAATCGGCGGCGGCGTGCAGGGCGGCCTTGCGGAGCTCCAGGGCGGTCCCCACCTTGACGACGTCCACGCCGGCCGGCGGCATGACGTCCATGTGGGCGGCCAGCAGCCGGACCCTGGCGCCGGCTTCGCGGGCGGCGGCAGCCAGCGCCACCCCCTGCTTGCCGGAGGACCGGTTTCCGAGGAACCGGACGGGGTCCAGAGGTTCGCGGGTGCCGCCGGCGCTGATCGTGACCGTGAGGCCGGCCAGCGGTCCCCTCGGCGCAGCGAGCGTGGCATCGGATGGCGGCAGCGGGACAGTCGCGGGCACCGCCGGCGCACCGGCAAGGGCCAGGGCCGCGTCGAAGATGGCATCGGGCTCGGGCAGCCGGCCCGGCCCGGAATCCGAGCCGGTCAGCCTGCCGGAAGCGGGCTCCACCACCGTGACGCCCCGGCTGCGGAGTGTCTCGACGTTGGCCTGGGTCGCCGGATGCT
It includes:
- a CDS encoding glycosyltransferase family 4 protein, giving the protein MKILIDARYTRLDHHDGISRYGASLIAATAKIADVSMLISDVRQLALLPDVPYTLINSPLSPAELFVASKVNRLGADVVVCPMQTMGSWGRKYALVLTLHDLIYYEHPAPPGFLPAPVRVLWRLYHKAFWPQRLLLNRADVVATISSTTAALISKYRLTKRPVRIVGNAPQHGHTPRDPGAGADKTLLYMGSFMPYKNVETMIRGMAELPDMSLHLLSRITPERRAELEALAPAGADIVFHNGVTDAEYEAMLGRTTALISLSKAEGYGLPLVEAMSHGTPVIASNIPIFREVGGDAVSYVHPDSPAELAAAVRKLAEPDLWKARSMRSVERAAEFSWAESARRLLDVAEEAVALRARRTGHPKNPSRK
- a CDS encoding primosomal protein N', producing the protein MSPIHGAAAPDEPLQLSLLQGFPASAAAAPGPALAARLPVARVRLESSLPHLDRPFDYSVPAGLDAAAQPGVRVKVKFNGQELPGYLMDRVAESDAGHPLVPLHKVISPVPVLTAPVAELAGRVAARYAGSVSDVLRVAVPPRMAKLEKDLAPEGVLDPSLFADGAAEDGTGAAIPAGLEASSWSSYRNGPAFLQHLGTGESPRAVLSALQGYGPGGWPRMIAEAVAAVRLSGRGAIVVVPDYRDLDRVEAALLRVLPAGDVARLTADDGQTPRYRSFLRILSGAAGVAVGTRSAAYAPVRNPGLVVCWDDGDDLHIEQRSPYAHSREVLLLRAEQEGAACLLAGHTRSTETQRLVEAGWAWPVEADRAVVRRTVPRVLNTADSFELEHDPLARIARLPGAAWRAAKDGLERGPVLVQVARAGYAPSLACDNCREPARCTACSGPLAIAGASGSSAIPQCRWCSTPAPDWRCGTCNGVRLRRGATGALRTAEELGRAFPGKPVVTSSGDRVLATVPDSKALVVATVGAEPVADGGYAAALLLDGDSLLRRENLRAGEDAVRRWFNAAALVRPAGAGGLVVITADDAAGVGALLRWDPAGYAQRELSLRQELQLPPAVRVASITGGRTAVGHFSEAVEQQLGPQGIVLRTAGPAPLVMTGAPGQGGAAGSGVEDVRTLLFIPYSQATQVTRVLRAVKVAAAAKRTDDPVQLRLDGVDVL
- the metK gene encoding methionine adenosyltransferase, with the protein product MTLPLHIPAFHGSTPASLRLFTSESVTEGHPDKICDQISDAILDALLAKDPESRVAVETLATTGLVHVAGEVTTDAYVEIPQIVRETILGIGYDSSANGFDGARCGVSVSIGQQSNDIAGGVFNSLEAREGRQEDDYDLQGAGDQGLMFGYASDETPSYMPVPIWLAHRLSERLTEVRKNGELSYLRPDGKTQVTVGYDGDRPVSVETVVISSQHAEGASLDRLRADLAAHVVDPVMALSNLDISRARNILNPAGAFVIGGPVGDAGLTGRKIIVDTYGGMARHGGGAFSGKDPSKVDRSAAYAMRWVAKNVVAAGLAKRAEIQIAYAIGQARPVGTYVETFGTETVDPIRISAAIAEIFDLRPRAIIDALDLKRPIYAKTAAHGHFGRDDPDFTWERLDRVDALKAFFNA
- a CDS encoding bifunctional phosphopantothenoylcysteine decarboxylase/phosphopantothenate synthase, whose product is MRIVLGVGGGIAAYKVASLLRLFTEAGHDVTVIPTEAATRFVGVATWEALSGHPVSNSVFDEVHTVNHVRLGHEAELIVVAPATADLLARAATGQANDLLSNTLLMAGSCPVLMAPAMHTEMWQHPATQANVETLRSRGVTVVEPASGRLTGSDSGPGRLPEPDAIFDAALALAGAPAVPATVPLPPSDATLAAPRGPLAGLTVTISAGGTREPLDPVRFLGNRSSGKQGVALAAAAREAGARVRLLAAHMDVMPPAGVDVVKVGTALELRKAALHAAADSDVIIMAAAVADFRPADVAGTKIKKRDDVADPVITLVRNPDILRELVEIRDAASRRQLIVGFAAETGDADGDVLDYAADKLRRKACDLLVVNHVGEDKVFGEDTNSVVILSRSGSERQEASGSKSDVAAAVIDRISAELSRVVPPA